Proteins encoded by one window of Collimonas fungivorans:
- a CDS encoding FAD-dependent oxidoreductase, with protein MKPIIIIGAGMAAYSLAREVRKLDKTAALLIITADDGGFYSKPMLSNAFAQKKLAAQLISQSAVQMAEQVGAHIMTKTRVKGIDTAAKVVDTSSGAFEYAQLVIAVGAQPIRLNIAGDAADRVLSVNHIEDYATFRAKLLPDQQATARVAILGAGLIGCEFADDLAAHGHTVTLIDPNSLPLAALAAPALSQGLQAALTARGIALQLGTTAASIDHADGAIKLTLSNGEAVIADVVLSAVGLRPDLALAQAAKLATGRGIMIDSHGRTSAADVYALGDCAEYRVDSEGRTSPLPYIAPILTAARAIAKTLTGEDTAIDLKHSPVIVKTPSYPLALVPPPSHAVAAGRWETELDGATTICRFFDAQGVMVGFGVAPQEAKIRQALMAALGTTI; from the coding sequence ATGAAACCCATCATCATCATCGGCGCCGGCATGGCTGCATATTCTCTGGCGCGCGAGGTGCGCAAGCTGGACAAGACAGCGGCGCTGCTGATCATTACTGCCGACGATGGCGGTTTCTATTCGAAGCCGATGCTGTCCAACGCCTTCGCGCAAAAGAAACTGGCTGCGCAGCTGATCTCGCAAAGCGCGGTGCAGATGGCTGAGCAGGTCGGCGCCCACATCATGACCAAGACCCGGGTCAAGGGCATCGACACCGCGGCCAAGGTGGTCGACACCAGCAGCGGCGCTTTCGAATATGCGCAGCTGGTGATTGCCGTCGGCGCCCAGCCTATCCGCCTGAACATCGCCGGCGACGCTGCTGACCGCGTGCTGTCGGTCAATCACATCGAAGACTACGCCACCTTCCGCGCCAAGCTGCTGCCGGATCAACAGGCAACGGCGCGGGTAGCAATCCTGGGCGCCGGCCTGATCGGTTGCGAGTTTGCCGACGACTTGGCCGCGCATGGCCACACGGTGACGCTGATCGATCCCAATTCCCTGCCTTTGGCAGCACTGGCGGCACCGGCTTTGTCGCAAGGTTTGCAGGCAGCGCTGACTGCCCGCGGCATCGCCCTCCAGCTAGGAACCACCGCCGCCAGCATCGACCATGCCGACGGCGCGATCAAGCTCACCTTGTCGAACGGCGAAGCAGTGATTGCCGATGTTGTCCTGTCCGCTGTCGGCCTGCGCCCTGACCTGGCGTTGGCGCAGGCAGCCAAATTGGCTACTGGCCGCGGCATCATGATTGACAGCCATGGCCGCACCAGCGCTGCCGATGTCTATGCGCTAGGGGATTGCGCCGAGTATCGCGTCGACAGCGAAGGCCGCACCAGTCCCCTGCCATACATCGCGCCTATCCTTACCGCGGCACGCGCGATTGCCAAGACCCTGACGGGTGAAGATACCGCGATCGACCTGAAGCATTCACCGGTGATCGTCAAGACCCCGAGCTATCCGCTGGCGCTGGTGCCGCCGCCGTCGCACGCGGTGGCGGCCGGCCGCTGGGAAACCGAACTGGATGGCGCGACCACCATTTGCCGTTTCTTTGATGCGCAAGGGGTGATGGTGGGTTTTGGAGTGGCGCCGCAAGAGGCGAAAATCCGGCAAGCCCTGATGGCAGCCTTGGGTACGACGATTTAA
- a CDS encoding DUF1439 domain-containing protein, producing MPVTKMPVLLGLLATLLLSSCAALIGPRDVEFPLAKLQQSVDKRLPFSQRYLGLFEITADKAQLSLPPEQNRLAMTTDVILTMPLLGKSWNGKMAISGVLFLDNPHNAVTLQEPKLDSLVLDGLDNTYAAQVTQIGNLLAHQLLTNLPLYTFKPEDLRYAGVAFMPTKIGTRAENLVVTFEPVK from the coding sequence ATGCCTGTTACGAAAATGCCAGTGCTGCTGGGTTTGCTGGCGACGTTGCTGTTGTCTTCCTGTGCGGCCCTGATCGGACCGCGCGATGTCGAATTTCCATTGGCTAAATTGCAGCAATCGGTAGACAAGCGCTTGCCGTTTTCCCAGCGGTACCTGGGCCTGTTCGAAATAACTGCCGACAAGGCCCAGCTCAGCTTGCCGCCCGAGCAGAACCGCCTCGCCATGACAACCGACGTGATCCTGACCATGCCGCTGCTGGGCAAGTCGTGGAACGGCAAGATGGCGATTTCGGGCGTGCTGTTCCTGGACAACCCGCATAACGCGGTGACCTTGCAGGAGCCGAAGCTGGACAGCCTGGTGCTAGATGGCCTCGACAATACCTACGCTGCGCAAGTCACCCAGATCGGCAATCTGCTGGCGCATCAGCTGCTGACCAACCTGCCGCTGTATACCTTCAAACCGGAAGACCTGCGTTATGCCGGCGTCGCGTTCATGCCGACAAAAATCGGCACCAGGGCGGAAAATCTGGTGGTCACGTTTGAACCGGTAAAATAG
- a CDS encoding YkgJ family cysteine cluster protein gives MSAQMGAQGSACRPDCGACCTAPSISSPIPGMPGGKPAGVRCIQLDQSNLCRIFGSPDRPAVCASLQPAPDMCGSSRAHAMHYLATLERLTAA, from the coding sequence ATGAGCGCGCAAATGGGTGCGCAAGGCAGCGCTTGCCGCCCGGATTGCGGCGCCTGCTGCACGGCGCCGTCGATCTCGTCGCCTATCCCCGGCATGCCCGGCGGTAAACCGGCGGGCGTGCGCTGCATCCAGCTGGACCAGTCCAATCTTTGCCGGATTTTCGGCAGTCCCGACCGTCCCGCGGTATGCGCCAGCCTGCAGCCGGCGCCGGATATGTGCGGCAGTTCCCGGGCGCATGCGATGCATTACCTGGCAACGCTGGAACGTTTAACCGCCGCGTAG
- a CDS encoding NADP-dependent malic enzyme → MDSMIDKKEELRQQLRQAALEYHEFPTPGKISVTPTKLLTNQRDLALAYSPGVAAACEEIVADPANAFRYTARGNLVAVITNGTAVLGLGNIGPLASKPVMEGKGVLFKKFAGIDVFDIEINETDPEKLCDIIASLEPTFGGINLEDIKAPECFEIERKLRDRMKIPVFHDDQHGTAIIVGAAILNGLKVVGKDIKSCKLVVSGAGAAALACLDLIVDLGFPIENIFVTDLAGVVYKGRVELMDPDKERFARETDARTLAELIPGADIFLGLSAGGVLKQDMVKAMAARPLVLALANPTPEILPEDVKAVRDDAVMATGRSDYPNQVNNVLCFPYIFRGALDCGATTITREMEIAVVHAIAELAQAEQSDIVATTYGITNLSFGPEYIIPKPFDPRLMIKIAPAVAKAAEASGVASRPIKDMEAYIDKLQQFVYRSGTFMRPLFQIAKKTTAEKKRIVYAEGEEERVLRAVQVVVDENLARPILVGRPAVLQQRIERFGLRLKADVDFEVINPDFDERYRDYWQTFLAMTKRQGVTEQYAKLEMRRRHTLIGSMAIHKGHADGMICGTYGTTSLHLNYIDKVLGRRDGVNVYAAMNALILPSRQLVLVDTHVNEDPTAEQLAEITILAAEEMLRFGIKPRAALLSHSNFGTSNSASAQKMRNALAIIKEQAPDLEVDGEMHGDTALDGELLRKVMPDSSLKGDANLLVMPNIDAANIAYNLLKNTCGNGVAVGPILLGCAKPVHILTPSATVRRIVNMTALCVVDAISAR, encoded by the coding sequence ATGGATTCGATGATCGATAAAAAAGAAGAACTTCGTCAACAATTGCGTCAGGCGGCGCTTGAGTATCACGAGTTTCCGACCCCGGGGAAAATCAGCGTCACCCCGACCAAGCTGCTGACTAACCAGCGCGACCTGGCGCTGGCGTATTCGCCAGGCGTAGCTGCCGCCTGCGAAGAAATCGTGGCCGATCCGGCCAATGCCTTCCGCTATACGGCTCGCGGCAACCTGGTTGCCGTCATCACCAACGGCACTGCCGTGCTTGGCCTGGGCAACATCGGGCCGCTGGCGTCGAAGCCGGTAATGGAAGGCAAGGGCGTGCTGTTCAAGAAATTCGCCGGCATCGATGTCTTCGATATCGAAATCAACGAAACCGATCCGGAAAAGCTGTGCGACATCATCGCTTCGCTCGAGCCGACTTTCGGCGGCATCAACCTGGAAGACATCAAGGCGCCAGAATGCTTCGAGATCGAACGCAAGCTGCGCGACCGCATGAAGATCCCGGTATTCCATGACGACCAGCACGGCACTGCGATCATCGTCGGCGCCGCGATCCTGAACGGCCTGAAAGTGGTCGGCAAAGACATCAAGAGCTGCAAGCTGGTGGTGTCGGGCGCGGGCGCAGCGGCGCTGGCCTGCCTCGACCTGATTGTCGACCTTGGCTTCCCGATCGAGAATATTTTCGTCACCGACCTGGCCGGCGTGGTCTACAAAGGCCGGGTCGAACTGATGGATCCGGACAAGGAACGTTTCGCCCGCGAGACCGATGCGCGCACACTGGCCGAGCTGATTCCAGGTGCTGACATTTTCCTCGGCCTGTCGGCCGGCGGCGTGCTCAAGCAAGACATGGTGAAGGCGATGGCGGCGCGGCCGCTGGTGCTGGCGCTGGCCAACCCGACCCCGGAAATTCTGCCGGAAGACGTCAAGGCGGTACGCGACGACGCCGTCATGGCGACCGGCCGTTCGGACTATCCGAACCAGGTCAACAATGTGCTGTGCTTCCCCTACATTTTCCGCGGCGCGCTCGATTGTGGCGCCACCACCATCACGCGCGAGATGGAAATCGCGGTGGTGCATGCGATCGCCGAGCTGGCGCAAGCCGAACAGTCGGACATCGTAGCAACCACCTATGGCATCACCAACCTGTCGTTCGGCCCTGAGTACATCATTCCAAAACCGTTCGATCCGCGCCTGATGATCAAGATCGCGCCGGCAGTCGCCAAGGCCGCCGAAGCGTCTGGCGTCGCCAGCCGTCCGATCAAGGACATGGAAGCCTACATCGACAAGCTGCAGCAATTCGTTTACCGCAGCGGCACGTTCATGCGGCCGCTGTTCCAGATCGCCAAGAAAACGACGGCGGAGAAGAAACGGATCGTGTATGCCGAAGGCGAAGAAGAACGTGTACTGCGCGCAGTGCAGGTGGTGGTTGACGAAAACCTGGCGCGTCCGATCCTGGTCGGCCGGCCGGCGGTGCTGCAGCAGCGCATCGAGCGCTTCGGCCTGCGCCTGAAAGCTGATGTCGATTTCGAAGTCATCAATCCCGATTTCGACGAACGCTACCGCGACTACTGGCAGACTTTCCTGGCGATGACCAAGCGCCAGGGCGTGACCGAACAGTACGCCAAGCTGGAAATGCGCCGCCGCCATACGCTGATCGGTTCGATGGCGATCCACAAGGGCCATGCCGACGGCATGATCTGCGGCACCTACGGCACTACCAGCCTGCACTTGAACTACATCGACAAGGTGCTGGGCCGGCGCGACGGCGTCAATGTCTATGCGGCGATGAACGCGCTAATCCTGCCGAGCCGGCAGCTGGTGCTGGTCGATACCCATGTGAATGAGGATCCGACCGCCGAACAGCTGGCGGAAATCACGATCCTGGCCGCGGAAGAAATGCTGCGTTTCGGCATCAAGCCGCGTGCAGCCTTGCTGTCCCATTCCAATTTCGGCACCAGCAACAGCGCTTCGGCGCAAAAAATGCGGAATGCCCTGGCCATCATCAAGGAGCAGGCGCCGGATCTGGAAGTCGACGGCGAAATGCACGGCGATACCGCGCTGGACGGCGAGCTGCTGCGGAAAGTGATGCCGGATTCGTCCCTGAAAGGCGACGCCAACCTG
- a CDS encoding TetR/AcrR family transcriptional regulator, whose amino-acid sequence MNCPFSSKPRWARRKEARPQELLAAALDLFVERGFAATRLGDVAALAGVSKGTLYLYFESKEELFKAVVRENILPALAEAEDIIDGYQGPSADLFREILLGWWEQIGATKLAGITKLLMAESGNFPELAAFHREEVSERGEAMIMRMLQRGIERGEFRAIDVRQTANVLIAPVIMLMMWQQPLNPCHVEPVDAGSYLDSFIDLCLHGLLSKP is encoded by the coding sequence ATGAACTGCCCTTTCAGCTCCAAACCCCGCTGGGCAAGACGCAAGGAAGCGCGCCCGCAGGAACTGCTGGCGGCCGCGCTGGACCTGTTCGTCGAACGCGGATTCGCCGCCACCCGGCTGGGCGACGTCGCCGCCCTGGCTGGTGTATCCAAGGGCACGCTGTACCTGTATTTCGAGAGCAAGGAAGAGTTGTTCAAGGCGGTGGTGCGTGAAAACATCTTGCCGGCGCTGGCGGAAGCGGAAGATATCATCGATGGCTACCAGGGCCCAAGCGCCGACCTGTTCCGCGAAATCCTGCTGGGCTGGTGGGAGCAGATCGGCGCCACCAAGCTGGCCGGCATCACCAAGCTGCTGATGGCCGAATCGGGCAATTTCCCTGAGCTGGCGGCGTTCCACCGCGAAGAAGTCAGCGAACGCGGCGAAGCCATGATCATGCGCATGCTGCAGCGTGGCATAGAGCGCGGCGAATTTCGCGCGATCGACGTGCGCCAGACCGCCAACGTGCTGATCGCTCCGGTGATCATGCTGATGATGTGGCAACAACCGCTCAACCCCTGCCACGTAGAGCCGGTGGATGCAGGCAGTTACCTGGACAGTTTTATCGATCTTTGCCTGCACGGCTTGCTCAGCAAACCGTAG
- a CDS encoding rhodanese-like domain-containing protein: protein MQHLTASELAAWIADPQRPTPLLLDVREPWEYETCHIAAAQLMPMQTVPARLNDLEEDQAIVCICHHGARSMQVAAFLERQGFSAVSNLTGGVHAWAQQVDPAMPTY, encoded by the coding sequence ATGCAACATCTCACCGCCTCAGAACTGGCCGCCTGGATCGCCGATCCGCAGCGTCCGACGCCGTTGCTGCTGGACGTGCGCGAACCCTGGGAATACGAGACCTGCCACATCGCCGCGGCGCAGCTGATGCCGATGCAAACCGTGCCGGCGCGCCTGAATGACCTGGAAGAGGACCAGGCGATCGTCTGCATCTGCCACCACGGCGCGCGCAGCATGCAGGTCGCCGCGTTTCTCGAACGTCAAGGATTTTCCGCGGTCAGCAACCTGACCGGCGGCGTCCACGCCTGGGCGCAGCAGGTGGATCCGGCCATGCCGACCTACTAG
- a CDS encoding protein-L-isoaspartate O-methyltransferase family protein, whose translation MNIEQARFNMIEQQIRPWNVLELDVLELLTVVRREEFVPAAYKSLAFSDTEIPLPGPNGESMLAPKVEARLLQQAAVKKHEQVLEIGAGSGYMAALLCYKARHVTTVEIDPDLKALAEKNLAAYGITNVEVVLGNGAQGWDQGASKTYDVIVISGSLSTLPDAFLKQLNVGGRIVAILGEAPVMSAQIITRTTESNYSTVHLFETNVKPLREAAVHSQFKF comes from the coding sequence ATGAATATCGAACAAGCCCGCTTCAACATGATCGAACAGCAAATTCGCCCTTGGAACGTGCTGGAACTGGACGTGCTGGAATTGCTGACGGTAGTACGGCGCGAGGAATTCGTTCCTGCCGCTTACAAGAGCCTGGCGTTTTCCGATACCGAAATCCCGCTGCCTGGCCCGAACGGCGAAAGCATGCTCGCGCCCAAGGTTGAAGCGCGCCTGCTGCAGCAAGCTGCCGTGAAGAAACATGAGCAAGTGCTGGAGATCGGCGCCGGCTCCGGTTACATGGCTGCCTTGCTGTGCTACAAGGCGAGGCATGTGACGACGGTAGAAATCGATCCCGATCTGAAAGCGCTGGCCGAAAAGAACCTGGCTGCCTACGGCATCACCAATGTCGAGGTAGTGCTTGGCAACGGCGCCCAGGGCTGGGACCAGGGCGCAAGCAAGACCTACGACGTGATCGTGATTTCCGGCTCGCTGTCGACGCTGCCTGACGCCTTCCTCAAGCAACTCAATGTCGGCGGCCGGATTGTCGCCATCCTGGGCGAAGCGCCGGTAATGTCGGCACAGATCATCACCCGTACCACGGAAAGCAACTACAGCACGGTGCACCTGTTTGAAACCAACGTCAAACCGCTGCGCGAAGCTGCCGTTCACTCCCAATTCAAATTCTAA
- the recQ gene encoding DNA helicase RecQ produces MSHSPHPDVSAGSDPQALHILQTVFGYPSFRGQQAEIVSHVANGGDALVLMPTGGGKSLCYQIPALLRDGVGVVVSPLIALMQDQVDALAEVGVRAAFLNSTQTYEEASQIERRVRSGDLDLVYVAPERLLTPRCLDLLESSKIALFAIDEAHCVSQWGHDFRPEYIKLSILHERFPQVPRIALTATADQQTREEIALRLQLEQGARFVSSFDRPNIRYQIVEKANGRKQLLDFIQSEHAGDAGIVYCLSRKKVEETAEFLEQQGIQALPYHAGMDYAQRTKNQGRFLREDGIVMVATIAFGMGIDKPDVRFVAHLDLPKSIEGYYQETGRAGRDGGPANAWMAYGLQDVVQQRRMIDESEAGEVFKRVLGVKLDAMLGLCETLHCRRVRLLDYFGQGSERCGNCDTCMSPPVSFDATVVVQKLLSTIYRVDQRFGAMHVMDVLRGIDSDKIKQWRHEQLSTFGIGSDRSEAEWRAILRQSIALGLITVDHEAYSALKLTDAARPVLRGEQPVQLRQYQKPVKQKRSGSKPKGYVETDLSTLEQAIFEKLRWWRVETARKHNVPAYVIFHDATMREIAKAQPSSLDDLRGVSGVGEKKLETYGAEIVELIAEFA; encoded by the coding sequence ATGTCACACTCGCCACATCCAGACGTATCCGCCGGTTCCGACCCGCAAGCACTCCACATACTGCAAACGGTATTCGGTTACCCCTCTTTCCGTGGCCAGCAGGCTGAGATTGTCAGCCACGTAGCCAACGGCGGCGATGCGCTGGTATTGATGCCGACAGGCGGCGGCAAGTCGCTGTGCTACCAGATCCCGGCCTTGCTGCGGGACGGCGTCGGCGTGGTGGTGTCGCCGCTGATCGCGCTGATGCAGGACCAGGTCGATGCGCTGGCCGAAGTCGGCGTGCGCGCCGCCTTCCTGAATTCGACACAGACCTACGAAGAAGCCTCGCAGATCGAACGCCGCGTGCGCAGCGGCGATCTCGACCTGGTATATGTAGCGCCGGAGCGCCTGCTGACGCCGCGCTGCCTGGACCTGCTGGAATCGTCCAAGATCGCCCTGTTCGCGATCGACGAGGCGCACTGCGTTTCACAATGGGGGCATGATTTCCGGCCCGAATACATCAAGCTGTCGATCTTGCACGAGCGTTTTCCGCAAGTGCCGCGGATTGCGCTGACGGCCACCGCCGACCAGCAGACCCGCGAGGAAATCGCGCTGCGCCTGCAACTGGAGCAGGGCGCGCGTTTCGTTTCCTCTTTCGACCGGCCCAACATCCGTTACCAGATTGTCGAGAAGGCCAACGGCCGCAAGCAGTTGCTCGATTTCATCCAGAGCGAGCACGCCGGCGACGCCGGCATCGTGTATTGCCTGTCGCGCAAGAAGGTTGAAGAGACGGCTGAATTCCTGGAGCAGCAGGGGATACAGGCCTTGCCGTACCACGCCGGCATGGACTATGCCCAGCGGACCAAGAACCAGGGGCGGTTCCTGCGTGAAGACGGCATCGTGATGGTGGCCACCATCGCCTTCGGCATGGGGATCGACAAGCCGGATGTACGTTTTGTCGCCCATCTGGACCTGCCGAAAAGCATAGAGGGTTATTACCAGGAAACCGGCCGCGCAGGCCGCGACGGCGGCCCCGCCAACGCCTGGATGGCGTATGGCTTGCAGGACGTGGTGCAGCAGCGGCGCATGATAGATGAGTCGGAAGCCGGCGAAGTCTTCAAGCGGGTGCTGGGCGTCAAGCTCGATGCGATGCTCGGCCTGTGCGAGACCTTGCATTGCCGGCGTGTGCGTTTGCTGGATTATTTCGGCCAGGGCTCCGAACGCTGCGGCAATTGCGACACCTGCATGAGTCCGCCGGTGTCGTTCGACGCCACGGTGGTGGTGCAAAAGCTGTTGTCGACGATCTACCGGGTCGACCAGCGGTTTGGCGCGATGCATGTGATGGATGTCTTGCGCGGCATCGATTCCGACAAGATCAAGCAATGGCGTCACGAGCAGCTTTCCACCTTTGGCATCGGCAGCGACCGCAGCGAAGCCGAATGGCGGGCCATCTTGCGGCAGTCGATTGCGCTGGGCCTGATCACGGTCGACCATGAAGCCTACAGCGCGCTCAAGCTGACCGACGCCGCGCGGCCGGTATTGCGCGGCGAGCAGCCGGTGCAGTTGCGGCAGTACCAGAAACCGGTCAAGCAGAAACGCAGCGGCAGCAAGCCCAAGGGTTATGTCGAAACCGACCTGTCGACGCTGGAGCAGGCGATTTTCGAGAAACTGCGCTGGTGGCGGGTCGAGACTGCACGCAAGCACAACGTGCCGGCCTACGTCATCTTCCACGACGCCACCATGCGCGAAATCGCCAAGGCGCAGCCGTCATCCCTGGATGATCTGCGCGGCGTCAGCGGCGTCGGCGAGAAGAAGCTGGAGACTTACGGCGCTGAAATTGTCGAGCTGATTGCCGAGTTTGCCTGA
- a CDS encoding undecaprenyl-diphosphate phosphatase, translating into MAGVCSAGTDIGFASLDYVQVAILGVIQGISELLPISSTAHMRIVPAILGWHDPGSAFSAAMQLAALAAVVSYFWRDVREVTVGSITAVRERNFSSPPFRLGVAIILATIPIGIAGLALAPVLNACGSPLRSLSVIGYACIAMGLLLAIAELSCRHRRTVGEMRLRDALIVGLAQVGALIPGVSRSGSTLTAALFLNFKREEAARFSFLLGLPAIALAGLKELLVLFHLHMPLETWMLLIFGLVVASISAFGAIWGLMKFLEKFSTWPFIVYRIALGVFLLVAVHNGFLS; encoded by the coding sequence GTGGCAGGTGTATGTTCCGCTGGTACCGATATCGGGTTTGCATCGCTGGATTACGTGCAGGTCGCGATCCTTGGCGTAATTCAGGGCATCTCTGAGCTATTGCCGATTTCTTCCACTGCGCACATGCGCATCGTCCCGGCCATACTGGGCTGGCACGATCCCGGCTCGGCGTTTTCGGCGGCGATGCAGCTGGCGGCGCTGGCGGCCGTGGTCAGCTACTTCTGGCGCGACGTGCGCGAGGTGACCGTCGGCAGCATCACCGCGGTGCGCGAGCGTAATTTCAGCAGTCCGCCGTTCCGTCTCGGGGTGGCGATCATCCTGGCGACGATTCCGATCGGCATCGCCGGGCTGGCGCTGGCGCCGGTGCTGAACGCCTGCGGCTCGCCGCTGCGCAGCCTGAGCGTGATCGGTTACGCCTGCATCGCCATGGGACTGCTGCTGGCGATTGCCGAACTGAGTTGCCGCCATCGCCGCACGGTCGGCGAGATGCGTTTGCGCGACGCCTTGATCGTCGGCCTGGCGCAGGTAGGAGCGCTGATTCCGGGCGTGTCGCGTTCCGGTTCGACCCTGACTGCCGCCTTGTTTCTCAACTTCAAGCGTGAAGAAGCGGCGCGTTTCTCTTTCCTGCTCGGCTTGCCTGCGATCGCGCTGGCCGGCTTGAAAGAGTTGCTGGTTTTGTTCCACCTGCATATGCCGCTGGAGACCTGGATGCTGCTGATTTTCGGCCTGGTGGTCGCCAGCATCTCGGCTTTCGGCGCGATCTGGGGATTGATGAAATTCCTGGAGAAGTTTTCCACCTGGCCGTTCATCGTGTATCGCATCGCCTTGGGGGTTTTCCTTCTGGTGGCTGTGCACAACGGGTTCCTTAGCTAA